One part of the Solanum dulcamara chromosome 8, daSolDulc1.2, whole genome shotgun sequence genome encodes these proteins:
- the LOC129901080 gene encoding putative glycerol-3-phosphate transporter 4, translating into MAENNDLMKANPPGILLIRSIRRIDWSLKTYKYVVLLITFIAYTSYHASRKPSSIVKSVLHPHQFLNETVTNPWPMGPLFVKREISGHIDLGKSKKKGWEPFNGEDGTSKLGEIDVAFLACYSMGMYVAGHLGDSLDLRLFLATGMIGSGIFVGLFGMGYFWNIHAFWFYLVMQMVAGLFQATGWPCVVAVIGNWFGKRKRGLIMGIWNAHTSVGNISGSLMAAAVLEHGWGWSFIVPGAFIFFAGIMVYLLLPAYPEDVGFPCPNQPYVEDSSQTNDEEAQTVKENVAVNGQFNVPRIGSNRTSVGLLDACLIPGVIPFALCLFFSKLVAYTFLYWLPFYLSQTAIGGEYVAVKSAGNLSALFDVGGIVGGILAGHLSDKLDARATTAASFMYAAIPSMLLYRKYGGTSKFMNILLMMIAGLFVNGPYALITTAVSADLGTHSSLKGDSRALATVTSIIDGTGSMGAALGPLLTGFLSSKGWDAVFIMLVVGALSAGLLLSRLVLFELSEKFSRRLACGQLNSEDSASQPLLRDRR; encoded by the exons ATGGCAGAGAATAATGATTTAATGAAAGCAAACCCACCTGGGATTTTGCTAATTAGAAGCATTAGAAGGATAGATTGGAGTTTAAAGACGTATAAATATGTAGTTTTGTTGATCACATTCATAGCTTATACATCTTACCATGCTTCGAGAAAACCCAGTAGTATTGTGAAGAGTGTTTTACATCCACACCAATTTCTAAACGAAACGGTTACAAATCCATGGCCTATGGGTCCGCTTTTCGTAAAGAGGGAAATTTCGGGTCATATTGATTTGGggaaatcaaaaaagaaaggtTGGGAACCATTTAATGGAGAGGATGGAACATCGAAATTGGGTGAAATTGATGTTGCATTTCTAGCATGTTATTCGATGGGAATGTATGTAGCTGGACATTTAGGGGATTCATTGGACCTAAGGTTGTTTTTAGCAACTGGGATGATCGGAAGTGGCATTTTTGTTGGGTTATTTGGTATGGGTTATTTTTGGAATATACACGCTTTTTGGTTTTACTTGGTTATGCAAATGGTTGCTGGGTTGTTTCAGGCTACTGGGTGGCCTTGTGTTGTTGCTGTTATTGGAAATTGGTTTGGTAAGAGGAAAAGGGGATTGATTATGGGTATTTGGAATGCTCATACTTCTGTTGGGAATATTAGTGGATCTCTTATGGCTGCTGCTGTTTTGGAACATGGATGGGGTTGGTCTTTTATTGTTCCAGGAGCATTTATATTTTTCGCGGGGATAATGGTGTACTTGTTATTGCCTGCTTATCCAGAAGATGTTGGGTTTCCTTGTCCTAATCAACCGTATGTTGAGGATTCATCTCAGACTAACGATGAAGAAGCTCAGACAGTGAAAGAAAATGTGGCTGTAAATGGACAGTTTAATGTTCCTCGGATTGGTTCCAATAGGACAAGTGTTGGTCTTTTGGATGCTTGTCTAATACCAGGAGTGATTCCATTTGCACTGTGCCTTTTCTTCTCAAAGTTGGTAGCATACACATTTTTGTACTGGTTGCCATTCTACCTTAGTCAAACAG CTATAGGGGGAGAGTATGTTGCAGTGAAATCTGCTGGGAATCTCTCTGCTCTGTTTGATGTTGGAGGTATAGTTGGTGGAATTCTAGCTGGACATTTATCTGACAAGCTTGATGCTCGTGCTACTACAGCAGCCAGCTTCATGTATGCAGCGATTCCTTCTATGCTTCTGTATCGCAAGTATGGAGGCACATCAAAGTTTATGAACATTCTGCTCATGATGATAGCTGGTTTGTTTGTTAATGGGCCTTATGCGCTTATAACAACTGCAGTGTCAGCAGATTTGGGTACTCACAGCTCTTTGAAAGGAGATTCACGAGCACTTGCAACAGTTACTTCCATTATTGATGGTACTGGATCTATGGGTGCTGCTTTAGGTCCTCTTTTGACGGGTTTTCTTTCATCAAAAGGATGGGATGCAGTTTTTATAATGCTTGTTGTTGGTGCACTTAGTGCTGGTCTTCTTCTATCTCGTTTGGTTCTTTTTGAACTTAGTGAGAAGTTCTCTAGACGCCTAGCCTGTGGACAACTCAATAGTGAAG